One genomic region from Halorussus rarus encodes:
- a CDS encoding helix-turn-helix transcriptional regulator — translation MKNRVRERRDAEGISQADLAAAVDVTRQTINAIERDRYDPSIELAFKLARYFDCSVEDLFDPELEGNGSGDRT, via the coding sequence ATGAAGAACCGAGTCCGGGAGCGCCGGGACGCGGAGGGCATCAGCCAGGCCGACCTCGCCGCCGCGGTCGACGTCACGCGCCAGACCATCAACGCCATCGAGCGCGACCGCTACGACCCCTCCATCGAGCTCGCGTTCAAGCTGGCCCGCTACTTCGACTGCTCCGTCGAGGACCTGTTCGACCCGGAGCTCGAGGGCAACGGGTCGGGCGACCGAACCTGA
- a CDS encoding DUF2178 domain-containing protein has product MTPTSTTEPNPLAKRRTHRRLMWGFLAGGVGLGLVLREVLGYPLVSEAVYWLGVLGFLAVAVGSSITLFDERDRALERRASQLTLTLLAPVLAVVASVGRLLPRFTDYALPAEVWYALYGVVAVYVAFGAVYGVLRFRS; this is encoded by the coding sequence ATGACACCGACATCGACCACCGAGCCGAATCCGCTCGCGAAGCGACGCACGCATCGGCGACTGATGTGGGGGTTCCTGGCCGGGGGCGTCGGTCTCGGGCTCGTCCTCCGGGAGGTGCTGGGCTACCCGCTGGTCAGCGAGGCCGTCTACTGGCTCGGCGTCCTGGGGTTCCTCGCCGTCGCGGTCGGCTCGTCGATCACGCTGTTCGACGAGCGCGACCGGGCGCTCGAGCGCCGGGCGAGCCAGCTCACCCTGACCCTGCTGGCGCCGGTGCTGGCGGTCGTCGCGTCGGTCGGCCGCCTCCTGCCCCGTTTCACCGACTACGCGCTGCCCGCCGAGGTCTGGTACGCGCTGTACGGGGTCGTCGCCGTGTACGTCGCGTTCGGCGCCGTCTACGGCGTCCTCCGGTTCCGCTCATGA
- a CDS encoding thioredoxin domain-containing protein: MNDSAEETKVEWREWGEDAFAEAREADRPVLLSLSATWCSWCHEMDREAYSNPMVAANVNDSFVPIRVDVDRQPRVRERYNVGGFPSTVFCTPDGDLLTGATYLGVDGMRQVVQRVRDLWTHKGEDAARIPRSLREDPPAGELSPEIERLVAGQLGDKFDDGYGGWGDSEKFPLPRTVEFALKREREQALGTLSAVSQHLYDDYDGGFFRFAEGRDWSEVHHEKLGSTNAALVRAYANAYLYTGDETYRDPAERTVEYLTTTLWTGEAFAGSQAPGASDDDPDVSEYYGLSPTDREAADPPAVDQTAYADVNAMAADALLTYHAYTDDDRARAYAERALDYALTELVDGGEITHFVATDDTEASESGLLADHAHLTGALATARQVTGDERYLGAAREVADYALDELREDGDDAGAFVDGPREGPGLLDRPLRPLDHNAELADALTDLALLTGEDRYREAAEGAVAAFADAADRFGVQVASYATAAARLCRDPLLVEVADEAGSDLHRAALRVADHEKVVVPGVEGDEYESGAAYVTVDGERSEPVTTPEALSERVAEMTE, translated from the coding sequence ATGAACGACAGCGCCGAGGAGACCAAAGTCGAGTGGCGCGAGTGGGGCGAGGACGCTTTCGCGGAGGCCCGCGAGGCGGACCGCCCCGTCCTGCTCTCGCTGTCGGCGACCTGGTGCTCGTGGTGCCACGAGATGGACCGCGAGGCGTACAGCAACCCCATGGTCGCCGCGAACGTCAACGACTCGTTCGTCCCCATCCGCGTCGACGTCGACCGCCAGCCCCGGGTCCGCGAGCGGTACAACGTCGGCGGGTTTCCCTCGACCGTCTTCTGCACGCCAGACGGCGACCTGCTGACCGGCGCGACCTACCTCGGCGTCGACGGGATGCGCCAGGTGGTCCAGCGCGTCCGGGACCTCTGGACCCACAAGGGCGAGGACGCCGCCCGCATCCCGCGCAGCCTCCGGGAGGACCCGCCTGCGGGCGAGCTCTCGCCCGAGATCGAGCGGCTGGTCGCCGGCCAGCTCGGCGACAAGTTCGACGACGGCTACGGCGGGTGGGGCGACAGCGAGAAGTTCCCGCTCCCCCGGACCGTCGAGTTCGCGCTCAAGCGCGAGCGCGAGCAGGCGCTGGGCACCCTCTCGGCGGTCAGCCAGCACCTCTACGACGACTACGACGGCGGCTTCTTCCGGTTCGCCGAGGGCCGCGACTGGTCGGAGGTCCACCACGAGAAGCTGGGCTCGACCAACGCCGCGCTGGTCCGGGCGTACGCCAACGCCTACCTCTACACCGGCGACGAGACCTACCGCGACCCGGCCGAGCGCACCGTCGAGTACCTGACCACGACCCTGTGGACCGGCGAGGCGTTCGCCGGCAGCCAGGCTCCGGGCGCGAGCGACGACGACCCGGACGTCAGCGAGTACTACGGCCTCTCGCCGACCGACCGCGAGGCCGCCGACCCGCCGGCGGTCGACCAGACCGCCTACGCCGACGTGAACGCGATGGCCGCCGACGCCCTGCTGACCTACCACGCCTACACCGACGACGACCGCGCACGCGCGTACGCCGAGCGCGCGCTCGACTACGCGCTGACCGAACTGGTCGACGGCGGTGAGATCACCCACTTCGTCGCGACCGACGACACCGAGGCCAGCGAGTCGGGCCTGCTCGCCGACCACGCCCACCTGACGGGCGCGCTCGCGACCGCCCGGCAGGTCACCGGGGACGAGCGGTACCTCGGGGCGGCCCGCGAGGTCGCGGACTACGCGCTCGACGAACTCCGCGAAGACGGCGACGACGCCGGCGCCTTCGTGGACGGCCCCCGCGAGGGCCCGGGCCTGCTCGACCGGCCGCTGCGGCCGCTCGACCACAACGCCGAACTGGCCGACGCGCTGACCGACCTCGCGCTGTTGACGGGCGAGGACCGCTACCGGGAGGCCGCCGAGGGCGCGGTCGCGGCGTTCGCCGACGCGGCCGACCGGTTCGGCGTCCAGGTCGCGTCGTACGCCACCGCGGCGGCCCGGCTCTGTCGGGACCCGCTGCTCGTCGAAGTCGCCGACGAGGCCGGGTCGGACCTCCACCGCGCCGCCCTCAGGGTCGCCGACCACGAGAAGGTCGTGGTTCCGGGGGTCGAGGGCGACGAGTACGAGTCGGGCGCGGCCTACGTGACCGTCGACGGCGAGCGCTCGGAGCCGGTGACCACGCCCGAGGCGCTGAGCGAGCGGGTCGCCGAGATGACCGAGTAG